Proteins from a genomic interval of Symmachiella macrocystis:
- a CDS encoding amidohydrolase family protein yields MSSTIIAGRFVNPEREWTGQIRLEGDTIVEVGERLGTPDVEFGEDCYVFAGMGDIHIHARDDQSETQTYKEDFRTAAAAAVNGGVVQVADMPNNPVAPIDDASYRAKQQHLAARDVPIQVTLYAGIGPGTRPLSFAVPYKAYMGPSVGDLFFSTLADLDETLAHYRGQCVSFHCEDPELLEQHKSAATHEQRRPAECELSATRFALQMIEKYELRGKLCHYSVGEGLPLIRAARAKGLDVTCEVTPHHLYYDVSDLTDENRGWMQMNPPLRDIADRKAMLAALRDGTLDYLATDHAPHTLEENTAGISGQPHLDTYGEFVTWLIAEQGFTAGQVAAFCAENPGRFVNPYTAPLKFGRIEPGYVASLTVLNLARPTTIRREDLKTKCGWSPFEGVTFPGSIEAVYVRGECLK; encoded by the coding sequence ATGTCATCTACCATCATCGCCGGTCGTTTTGTGAATCCCGAACGGGAATGGACCGGGCAAATCCGACTTGAAGGCGACACGATTGTCGAAGTTGGTGAGCGACTCGGGACGCCGGATGTGGAATTCGGTGAGGACTGCTATGTCTTTGCCGGGATGGGAGATATTCATATTCATGCCCGCGATGACCAGAGTGAGACGCAAACCTATAAAGAAGATTTCCGCACCGCCGCAGCCGCGGCTGTGAATGGTGGGGTCGTGCAAGTCGCCGATATGCCCAACAATCCGGTAGCGCCGATTGATGATGCTTCATATCGGGCGAAGCAGCAGCATCTGGCGGCGCGCGATGTGCCGATACAAGTCACGCTTTACGCAGGAATCGGTCCCGGGACGCGGCCGCTGTCATTTGCCGTGCCGTATAAGGCCTACATGGGGCCGAGTGTGGGGGATTTATTTTTCTCGACGTTAGCAGATTTGGATGAAACCCTCGCGCATTATCGTGGGCAGTGCGTGAGTTTTCATTGCGAGGATCCCGAACTGCTCGAACAACACAAATCAGCCGCGACGCACGAACAACGACGACCGGCAGAGTGCGAACTTTCAGCGACGCGGTTTGCGCTACAGATGATCGAAAAATATGAACTGCGCGGCAAGCTGTGCCATTATTCCGTGGGCGAAGGGCTGCCGTTGATACGTGCGGCGCGTGCCAAGGGGTTGGACGTGACGTGCGAAGTGACGCCGCACCATTTGTATTACGATGTTTCTGATCTCACCGACGAAAACCGCGGATGGATGCAAATGAATCCCCCCTTGCGAGACATTGCCGACCGCAAGGCGATGCTGGCCGCACTCCGGGACGGGACGTTGGATTATCTGGCCACCGATCACGCGCCGCACACGCTGGAAGAAAACACCGCCGGCATTTCCGGGCAGCCACACTTGGATACCTACGGCGAATTCGTCACCTGGTTGATAGCCGAGCAAGGTTTTACCGCCGGGCAGGTCGCCGCGTTTTGTGCGGAGAACCCAGGTCGGTTTGTGAATCCTTATACAGCACCGCTAAAATTCGGTCGCATCGAGCCGGGATATGTCGCATCACTGACGGTATTAAATCTCGCCCGCCCCACAACCATCCGCCGCGAGGACCTCAAAACCAAATGCGGCTGGTCCCCCTTCGAGGGAGTCACCTTCCCCGGCAGCATCGAAGCCGTCTACGTCCGTGGCGAATGTCTCAAATAA
- a CDS encoding FAD-dependent oxidoreductase, which translates to MRIQPIVIALLFAGITATALPAAEFDVVIYGGTSAAVTAAVEAKQSGKSVVVVSPDKHLGGLSSGGLGWTDTGNKAVIGGLAREFYHRVWKHYQTPEAWKWQPREEYGGRGQGTPAVDGAQRTMWIFEPHAAESVFEDLIREHKIPMHRDEWLDRENGVKKEGAKITSITTLSGKTYNGQMFIDATYEGDLMAAAGVEYTIGREAKSQYGEQWNGVQTGVLHHKHHFGAVKTPISPYRIPGDPQSGLLPRISPQPPGEYGAADKKIQAYCFRMCLTDDPQNRVPFPKPEGYDPAQYELLVRIFNAGWRETFNKFDPIPNHKTDTNNHGPMSTDNIGYNYDYPEASYERRREIIAEHETYQKGWLYFIAHDPRVPKEVQQEMQQWGLAEDEFVDNGHWPHQIYVREARRMVGDFVITENELLNKPPIPDSVGMGSYGMDSHNVQRYVTPDGHVQNEGDIGRSTRGPYQIAYRALVPKRGQCDNLLVPVCVSSSHIAFGSIRMEPVFMILGQSTATAAVMAIDEGLTVQDVSAVKLQKELLKRGQVLEIPAE; encoded by the coding sequence ATGCGTATTCAACCTATCGTGATTGCCTTGTTGTTCGCGGGAATCACAGCAACGGCGCTGCCGGCAGCTGAATTTGATGTGGTCATTTACGGAGGCACCTCCGCCGCCGTCACAGCCGCCGTCGAAGCCAAGCAATCGGGCAAATCGGTGGTGGTGGTTTCGCCGGATAAGCATCTAGGCGGACTGTCCAGCGGCGGACTGGGCTGGACCGATACCGGAAACAAAGCGGTCATCGGCGGATTGGCTCGTGAGTTCTATCACCGTGTGTGGAAACATTATCAAACCCCTGAGGCTTGGAAGTGGCAACCTCGCGAAGAGTATGGCGGACGCGGACAGGGAACCCCCGCCGTCGACGGCGCGCAGCGTACCATGTGGATTTTTGAACCCCATGCGGCCGAGTCGGTCTTTGAAGATCTGATTCGCGAACACAAAATCCCGATGCATCGCGATGAATGGCTTGACCGCGAGAACGGGGTCAAAAAAGAAGGCGCAAAGATCACTTCGATCACCACTCTCAGTGGCAAAACCTACAACGGGCAAATGTTTATTGACGCCACCTACGAAGGGGACCTGATGGCGGCCGCCGGCGTGGAATATACCATCGGCCGCGAGGCGAAAAGCCAATATGGCGAGCAGTGGAACGGTGTGCAAACCGGCGTGCTGCATCACAAACACCACTTTGGTGCGGTGAAAACGCCAATCAGCCCGTACCGCATTCCCGGTGATCCACAGAGCGGCTTGCTCCCGCGGATCAGTCCGCAGCCGCCGGGGGAATATGGGGCAGCAGACAAAAAGATTCAAGCGTACTGCTTCCGCATGTGCCTGACGGACGATCCGCAAAACCGGGTGCCGTTCCCCAAACCGGAAGGTTACGACCCGGCGCAATACGAACTACTCGTGCGGATTTTCAATGCGGGTTGGCGAGAGACGTTTAACAAATTCGACCCCATTCCCAATCACAAAACCGACACCAACAACCACGGCCCGATGAGCACCGACAATATCGGTTACAACTACGACTACCCGGAAGCGTCGTATGAGCGGCGACGCGAAATTATCGCCGAGCATGAAACCTATCAAAAAGGGTGGCTGTATTTCATCGCCCACGATCCACGCGTCCCCAAAGAGGTTCAACAGGAGATGCAACAATGGGGATTGGCGGAAGACGAATTCGTCGACAACGGTCATTGGCCGCACCAAATCTATGTCCGCGAAGCCCGTCGCATGGTGGGCGATTTCGTGATCACCGAAAACGAACTGCTCAACAAACCACCGATCCCCGATTCGGTCGGCATGGGGTCGTATGGCATGGATTCACACAACGTGCAGCGGTACGTCACGCCGGACGGGCATGTGCAAAACGAAGGTGACATCGGCCGTTCCACCCGCGGACCGTACCAAATCGCCTATCGCGCGCTGGTCCCCAAACGGGGCCAATGCGACAATTTGTTGGTCCCGGTCTGCGTCTCCAGTTCGCACATCGCCTTCGGCTCCATCCGTATGGAACCGGTCTTCATGATCCTCGGCCAATCCACCGCCACGGCAGCGGTGATGGCGATCGACGAAGGATTAACCGTGCAAGATGTCTCCGCAGTAAAACTGCAAAAAGAATTGCTGAAACGCGGACAAGTTCTTGAAATTCCAGCAGAGTGA